One Halobacterium wangiae genomic window, CGTCGGGCAGTCTCGTTCGTAAGTTCGCACACCATGAATCCGGGCACCACGCCAGCGGGTATCGAGTCCGAGGCGGACCTCAGGGCGGCGTTCGAGTCGGCCGACTACGTCGCCGGCGACGAGATCGTGACCACGGTCAGTCTCGCGATCACCCTGGAGAAACCGCTGCTGGTCGAGGGGCCGCCGGGGGCGGGAAAGACCGAGATAGCGAAGGTGCTCGCGTCCGCGCTCGGCACGGAACTCGTGCGACTCCAGTGTTACGAGGGGCTCACCGCCGAGAACGCCCTCTACGAGTGGAACTACACGAAACAGTTGCTGGCCGTCCAGACGCGCGCCAGCGGCGGCGAAGGCGGGAGCGCTGAGGCGGAGTCGGTGTTCTCCGAGGAGTACCTGCTCGAACGACCGTTACTACGGGCGCTGCGGGCCGGGGCGGAGGCGCCACCGGTGTTGCTCATCGACGAGGTCGACCGGGCGGACGAGGCCTTCGAGGCGCTGCTGCTGGAGGTGTTGAGCGATTTCCAGGTGTCCGTTCCCGAGATCGGGACCGTCCGAGCCGACGTGCCGCCGGTCGTCGTCATCACGTCGAACCGGACGCGGGGACTCAGCGACGCGCTGAAACGGCGTTGTCTCTACCTTTACATCGAACCCCCGGACTACGAAAAGGAGCGCACCATCGTCGAGCGGAAGGTCCCGGAGCTAGAGGCGGCGCTGGTCGACGACGTCGTCGGGTTCGTCCAGGGACTGCGGGGGTCGTCGCTCCGCAAGCAGCCGGGTATCTCGGAGACGCTCGACTGGGCGCGAGCCATCGCGACCCACCACACGGACGGAGACGACCTCTCGGTCCAGGAGGTGAAACGGACGCTGGCCTGTCTCCTGAAGGAGGCAGAGGACGTCGAGCGCGTCGACGAGGAGCTGATCGCGGACCTGCTGGACGACCCTCCCGCTCCGGCGGCAGACGAGGCCGCGACCCCCGGCGACACCCCCGATGACGGCTGACTGTCCCCGGGACTCCCGGTCCGTTCGGCTGTTCGACGACTCCGTCTACGGGGAACTCGTGACGTTCGTTCGCGCGCTACGGACGGCGGGCGCCGCGGTTCCCGCCAACGCCGCCATCTCCGCCGCGGAGGCGCTGTCTGTGGCCGGCGTGACCGACAAGGAGCGAACGCGAGTGAGCCTGCGCACCGCGGTGATCACCCGGGCCGACGACCGCGACCTGTTCGACCACCTGTTCGAGCAGTTCTGGGGCCGTCTTCGGGACGCAGTAACGCGAAGCCAGCAGGACGCCGGCGACGACGCGGCCGACGACGACGGCTTCGGCTTCGACGCCCAGGAGACGCCGGCGGACGCGGAGACGGTCGACGAACTCCCGGACGAGTCCGGGGGTGCCGACAGCAGCGACCTCTCGGTCGGCGACTCCGGGGGGGACCCCGAAGACGTCTACGAGATGGCGCAGTACAGTCCGGTGGGAGCGTCCGAGTCTGTCACGCCGAGTTCGCTGTCCGAGGAGGCGGCGACGGCGGCCGCCACGGAGCGTCTCACCAGCGTCCTCGCGACCCAGACGGGGCGCCGACCGGAGCGAGCGAACGCGGGGTCGCGGCCGGACGTCCGGCGGGCACTCCGCAACAGCGTCTCGACGGGCGGTGTCCTCACCTCGCTCCCGGAGCTACACCGCAAGGAGACCGAGGTCCGTGGCGTGGTGTTCGCGGACGTGAGCCGGTCGATGCTGGACGTCCTCGACAGGTCGTTCCTGGTCAGTTTCCTCCGAGCCGTCCACCAGTCGTGGCGGAGTGCACAGACGTTCATCTTCGACACGGACGTCCGGGAGATAACCGACGCACTCGACACCGAAACCGCCGACGCGACGTTCGACGCCCTGGAGGCGGCAGAGGCAGCGTGGGGTGGCGGGACGCGCATCGGCCACGCCATCGAGTCGGTCCACGAACGGGACCCGGACGTCGTCGACCACCGGACGGTCGTCCTGGTGCTCAGCGACGGCCTGGAGATGGGGGAACTCGACGAACTCGAGTCCGGCATGGCGTGGCTGGCGCGGCGCGCCTCGCTGGTGGTGTGGCTGAACCCGCTCGCGAAGTCCAGCGAGTACGAGCCGACCGCGGCGGGCATGGCGACGGCAGTCCCGTACGTGGACTGTCTCTACCCGTTCGCGGGGGTCGAGGACGTCGACTCCCTCGCCCGCGAACTGCAGCTCTATCCACCGCGGCAGGTCGGTGTTCGGCCGAACACCGTCTACTGAGCGTCTCCCGGTGTTCGGAGCGCCGACCGGCCCCGCACACTGCTGTGTCGTCTTCCCCGTTCTACACCCGCCCACAGGAATGGTGGCTTGTTCGACACGTTCGGGCCCGTGGTTCGGTGAGCCGTTAGTTCTGCCCCGCACGGGGGCGATATTTTGGATACGTCGTGTAATATATTATGTGTCAACAAGAGAGAAGTGAACGTTACATTTATATCGTACGGGTGCCGCTACCATTGGTAATGGAGAGCAAGGAGCAAGAATCAGGCTGGCTCGAACGGATCGTATCTGTCGTCGACGGACGGGAACTGCTGCTGCTCTTCGCGCTCGTACTGTTCCCCCTGTTCCTCACGGGCAACTTCTCGCTCACCACGCACGTGTTGATCTTCGCGATGTTCGCGATGGGGTACTACATCTCGCTGGGAGAGACCGGGATGCTGACGTTCGGCCACGCAGCGTTCTTCGGCCTCGGCGCGTACGGGTCGGCGTTCTGGCTCGTCCACGTCGACGCACCTGCGTACATGGGCTTCTTCGGCATCGTCACCGGGACGCTCCTGGCCATCGTCGGCGGCATCGTCATCGGTGCGCTCTCCCTCAGACGGCGCGGGACGTACCTCGCGCTCATCACGCTCGCCTTCCAGCAGATGGTGTACTTCACGTTCTTCCAGTGGGAGTCACTCACTGGCGGCGACGACGGCCTCTACGGGCTGGAGACGCCGACGCTGGGGATTCCTGGCGTGTTCGTCCTGGAGTTCGAGGAGGCGTTCGGCGGGCTGGTCAACTCGGAGATGATGTTCTTCGCCTTCGTGTTCGTCATCTTCACGGCGAGCGTCCTCGCCATCCGGCGACTCAAGCAGTCGAAACTCGGCCACGTGTTCAACGCGGTCCGGGAGAACGAGGACCGCGCGAACTTCCTCGGCTACGACGTCCAGCGCTACCGGATGATCGCCTTCGTCGCCAGCGCGGGGTTCGCCGGTCTCGGCGGGACCCTCTACCCGATCTACCTCAACTTCGTCGGACTGAGTACGCTGAACTGGGTGCTATCGGGCGAGGTCAACTTCTTCCTGCTGCTGGGTGGCCTCGGCTCGTTCGTCGGTCCCATCGTCGGGACGATGTCCTACTACTGGGTGGTCGACGAGATCAGCGCGTTCACGGAACACTGGCAGCTGTTCGTGGGCCTCATCTTCATCGCACTCGTGCTGTTCCTGCCGGAGGGAATCGTCGGGACCCTGCGGGACTACGTCTCCGACCGCACGTCGTACACGACCCAGGAGGTGCCCCCACGCAGCAATGAGTGAGCACCACACCGACCACGGCCGGACGGACGAACTGTCGACCAGCCACTGCGACACCCCCCTCTCACGGAGTCAAACGTAACAATGGTATCCACAAGCCAATTCCTGATCCAGGTACTGAACGGCCTCTCGCTCGCGAGCATCTTCGCCCTGACGGCGATG contains:
- a CDS encoding AAA family ATPase, with the protein product MNPGTTPAGIESEADLRAAFESADYVAGDEIVTTVSLAITLEKPLLVEGPPGAGKTEIAKVLASALGTELVRLQCYEGLTAENALYEWNYTKQLLAVQTRASGGEGGSAEAESVFSEEYLLERPLLRALRAGAEAPPVLLIDEVDRADEAFEALLLEVLSDFQVSVPEIGTVRADVPPVVVITSNRTRGLSDALKRRCLYLYIEPPDYEKERTIVERKVPELEAALVDDVVGFVQGLRGSSLRKQPGISETLDWARAIATHHTDGDDLSVQEVKRTLACLLKEAEDVERVDEELIADLLDDPPAPAADEAATPGDTPDDG
- a CDS encoding VWA domain-containing protein, translated to MTADCPRDSRSVRLFDDSVYGELVTFVRALRTAGAAVPANAAISAAEALSVAGVTDKERTRVSLRTAVITRADDRDLFDHLFEQFWGRLRDAVTRSQQDAGDDAADDDGFGFDAQETPADAETVDELPDESGGADSSDLSVGDSGGDPEDVYEMAQYSPVGASESVTPSSLSEEAATAAATERLTSVLATQTGRRPERANAGSRPDVRRALRNSVSTGGVLTSLPELHRKETEVRGVVFADVSRSMLDVLDRSFLVSFLRAVHQSWRSAQTFIFDTDVREITDALDTETADATFDALEAAEAAWGGGTRIGHAIESVHERDPDVVDHRTVVLVLSDGLEMGELDELESGMAWLARRASLVVWLNPLAKSSEYEPTAAGMATAVPYVDCLYPFAGVEDVDSLARELQLYPPRQVGVRPNTVY
- a CDS encoding branched-chain amino acid ABC transporter permease produces the protein MESKEQESGWLERIVSVVDGRELLLLFALVLFPLFLTGNFSLTTHVLIFAMFAMGYYISLGETGMLTFGHAAFFGLGAYGSAFWLVHVDAPAYMGFFGIVTGTLLAIVGGIVIGALSLRRRGTYLALITLAFQQMVYFTFFQWESLTGGDDGLYGLETPTLGIPGVFVLEFEEAFGGLVNSEMMFFAFVFVIFTASVLAIRRLKQSKLGHVFNAVRENEDRANFLGYDVQRYRMIAFVASAGFAGLGGTLYPIYLNFVGLSTLNWVLSGEVNFFLLLGGLGSFVGPIVGTMSYYWVVDEISAFTEHWQLFVGLIFIALVLFLPEGIVGTLRDYVSDRTSYTTQEVPPRSNE